GGATTTTATCGGGCAACCACAACCGGGAAGAACCGTCACGATTCTGGGTGATACCAGAAAGACCGCCAACATTGAAAAGTTAGCTCAAGATGCGGATGTTCTGGTTCATGAAAGTACTTTTGGAAAGGGCGAGGCGAAGCTTGCCCGCAACTATTTTCATTCCACTAACATCCAAGCAGCACAGGGGGCTGTTCAAGCTAACGTGGGTCAGTTGTTATTAACCCATATCTCTGCTCGTTACACCGCCAAGATGGCTCGGGAGTTACAACAGCAAGCTCGTCAAATTTTTCCGCGCAGCAAAGTCGTTAAAGACTTTGATGTGGTGGACATTCCATTTAAGAAAAAGGAGTAACAAACATGAAAAAACAAATTGGGGTAATTACGGCGATTATTTTAGTAATTATTATGGCATTTTTTGTATTAATGAACATGACCAGTACCGAAATTAACTTTGGCTTTACCACAGTTGAATTTCCGCTGATTTTAATCATTTTGGGGAGTTTATTTGTCGGAGCAATCTTAATGTTTCTTTTTTCCTCATTCTCGAGCTTTAAAAATCATCGGGCTTCCAAAGCGGCCACCAAAGAAATCAATGATTTAAACCAACAAATCGCTTCTTTAAAACAACAACTTTTAGATCAAGATCAGGATCAGTTGGCGAACCAAAAAGCAGCCGCTGCCGCTAAAGCTGACCAACCGACCGATTCAAAACCAGACCAACAATAGAGCAAGCGAGGTAATTTGGTGTTTTCCGCAAAATTCAAATGGACAGACAAGCCCCAAACGGCAACTACGGAGCTAGTAGAATCGTTAAGTAGCGAACTGGGCTTACCCCAGTTAACCACTCAAATTTTGGTTAACCGCGGGTATACTGACCCGGATCAGATTAAACATTTTCTTGCTCCAGACGAGTCTGATTTGTTGGATCCCATGTTGTTACATGACATGGAAACGGCTGTGGAGCGCATCCAAGCCGCGATTGCTAACGAGGAACAGATTACAGTTTATGGTGATTATGACGCGGACGGTTTGACTAGTACAGCGATTCTTTATGAAACGTTGCTAGAAATCGGAGCCAACGTTAATTACTATATCCCGAATCGCTTTAGTGACGGCTATGGTCCGAATGTGGCTGCCTTTGAAAAGTTGATTGAAAATGGGACGTCACTAATCGTGACCGTTGATAACGGAGTCGCGGGAAACGAGGCCATTGCCAGAGCTCAGGAACTGAAATGTGATGTGGTGGTTACGGATCATCACGAACTGCCGGAACAGTTGCCAAATGCAACTGCCATCGTCCATGCTGATTTGAGTCCGGATTATCCCTTTAAGGAATTGTCGGGAGCCGGGATTGCTTTTAAGGTGGCAACGGCGCTCACGGATGAGATTCCTCAAGAAAAGTTAGACCTGGCTTCCATTGGAACCATTGCTGATTTAGTGTCCCTCACCGGAGAAAATCGAGCCTTGGTGCAATTTGGGTTAAACGTCATTCATCTAACGGAACGACCAGGCTTGAAGGCCCTGATTAAAAAAGCAAAGCTCAAGTTAGACCAAGTGGATGAGGAAAACATCAGTTTCCAAATCGCCCCGGCTTTGAACTCGATTGGAAGAATGGGCGAAGCGACCCCAGGGATTCAATTACTAACGACCGATGACGAAGCATTAGCCTTGAAATTAGCGCAGCAAACGTTGAAAACCAATGACCAGCGTAAACAATTGGTAACGGAAATCACGGAACAGGCCGAGCTGCTGGTTGCCAAGCAAGCAGACCAGCCCGTGTTAGTGTTGGTGGGAGCTGATTGGCACGAAGGTGTCCTTGGAATCGTGGCGAGTCGGATTAAAGAGAAGTTCCAAAAACCGACGATTGTTTTAACAAAAACGAAGAATGGGTTAGTGAAGGGATCCGGTCGGAGCGTCCCTGGTTTTGATTTGTTTCAGGCGCTTAATCCCGAACGTGATTTAATGACGGCGTTTGGTGGTCATGAAATGGCGGTAGGCCTAACGTTAGCAAGCGACCAACTACCTGAGTTTCAACGACGACTGGAAGAAACCGCTCAAAAGCAGGGCTTACAAAAAAATCAACGGGCCGAGTTGGCCATTGACTATTCGATTCAACCGGATGACGTCAACCAGACGTTGTATGATAATTTACAGCTGTTAAGTCCCTTTGGGGTCGACAACGAAAAGCCCGAGTTTGCCATTCATCCTAACTCTTTGAGTGGTTTGCTGGCCATTGGAGCCGATAAATCACATCTGAAGTTTGAATTAGTTGGTAACCGGCAGAAGGTAGGTGCGATTGCTTTTGGTTGGGGAACCAAGTTATCGCAACTCCAGAAGCTAGTCGCGAATTTGAAAGTGGCTGGGACGATTGGGAAAAATGAGTTTCGGGGTAGAACTAACTTTCAGATTATGGTAGATGACATTGCTCCGGCTGGAGTTGTGTTAGAAGACCGTCGCACGAACCAGTTGGTCCAATCCATGTTTCAGAAACCAGGGACCTATCTCTTTTTTAACGAAAAAAGGCAGCAACAA
This genomic stretch from Fructilactobacillus carniphilus harbors:
- a CDS encoding LapA family protein, which encodes MKKQIGVITAIILVIIMAFFVLMNMTSTEINFGFTTVEFPLILIILGSLFVGAILMFLFSSFSSFKNHRASKAATKEINDLNQQIASLKQQLLDQDQDQLANQKAAAAAKADQPTDSKPDQQ
- the recJ gene encoding single-stranded-DNA-specific exonuclease RecJ — translated: MFSAKFKWTDKPQTATTELVESLSSELGLPQLTTQILVNRGYTDPDQIKHFLAPDESDLLDPMLLHDMETAVERIQAAIANEEQITVYGDYDADGLTSTAILYETLLEIGANVNYYIPNRFSDGYGPNVAAFEKLIENGTSLIVTVDNGVAGNEAIARAQELKCDVVVTDHHELPEQLPNATAIVHADLSPDYPFKELSGAGIAFKVATALTDEIPQEKLDLASIGTIADLVSLTGENRALVQFGLNVIHLTERPGLKALIKKAKLKLDQVDEENISFQIAPALNSIGRMGEATPGIQLLTTDDEALALKLAQQTLKTNDQRKQLVTEITEQAELLVAKQADQPVLVLVGADWHEGVLGIVASRIKEKFQKPTIVLTKTKNGLVKGSGRSVPGFDLFQALNPERDLMTAFGGHEMAVGLTLASDQLPEFQRRLEETAQKQGLQKNQRAELAIDYSIQPDDVNQTLYDNLQLLSPFGVDNEKPEFAIHPNSLSGLLAIGADKSHLKFELVGNRQKVGAIAFGWGTKLSQLQKLVANLKVAGTIGKNEFRGRTNFQIMVDDIAPAGVVLEDRRTNQLVQSMFQKPGTYLFFNEKRQQQLAPYLNEQSEGLLVKNVDFQQQQFDHLFIVDFPARLADLQQVVRLAKTPVITLYLYKKQRLRMVGMPDREQYTKLFKFLEKQPTVALRNHIPKLGQQLHLDPQALVFMIQVFTELGFVTVNDGVLHKVDNPPHRALNTATCYQQRELDLQLEQQLLASSQQKFLQWLQSLRTQD